One Planctomycetia bacterium genomic window, CGATATCAAGCGGCGAGCTCTTTGGCGCCCAGACGACGATTTGACCGATCGCATACTGGAACTCGGTCGCTTTGTCGGCGTGCCCGGCCTCGATCAACTTGCGCGGGTACTCGATGTCGGCCGAGAAATAGATGTCAAAGGGTGCCTTATTCGATAGCTGCGCGAAGAAATTTCCGGAGGAGCCGTAAGTGACGGCTACCTCTGTCTCAGGATGCTCTTCCTTGAACTCCGCAATCACTTCGTCCAGGGCGAACTTCAGATCAGAAGCCGCGGCCACCGTGACCGTGCTTGGTTCAGCGGGTGCGGTCGACGGCGTCGCGGCTGGCGGGCCGCTCGGCGGCGCAGCCGGTGTGCAACCCGCGCACATTGCGATTGCCGACAGCACCAACCAATGCGCAATGGATTGCCGAGTGCAATTCATCGGCTTATTCCGCCACGTAGATGATGGTGCCGACCGGTTCGCCTTCCAGAGCGCGCGTCAATTGACCGCGCTTCAGGCCGTTGATGATCTGGATTTCCTTGACGTACACGGCGTTGAGCATGTTGTGCAGCACGACCGGCTCGACAACGAGGTCCGCGAGGTTGCGCTCTAGCAACTCTTGCACGGAGATGCGCGGGATCTGCGTCGCCGAAACATTCTTCTTCGGGTCGTCCGTGTAAAGCCCGTCTTCGTCCTTGACGAAGATGCAGCGCTTCGCGCCCAAACACTCGGCCGTGAGGTAAACGCCGGAATCGGTGCGATTGGGCGGGATGCGTCCCTTCTCAGGCGGCTTCTCCCAGTATTCGTACGGCGGCATGCCGGGCATGATGGGGATGCAGCCCATGCGAAAGTACATCGGCAGGGATTGGAACGAATCCGGCATCACCAGGATGCCGCCGAATTCCGCCAGCACCATCTGCAGGATGCGGGCGTTTTGCACCGAAGTCGAATTGCCGATCGCGGCCAACACGCCGGTCGGTAAATCCAGGTCGAGCGCCAAGCTGTAGGCATGTCGCGCACGCGTGCCGCCGCCGGCGCCGATCAAGATCTGATGTTTTTTACAGACTTCGCCGATCTCCGCGCGCAACGGCAAAATCGCCTCGCGGCCGCGATCGACAAAGCTCTGCCCGCCGATCTTGATCACGTTCACGTCCGGCAGGATGCGCAGCGGCTCGACGGACGGATACAACGCCTCCAATGTTTTGGGCGTGTTGAGGCTGATTTCGGCCAGCGGGTTGAGAATCGATTTTCGCGAGGGTGCTAGCATGGGCAGTTTGAAGTTTCCAGTGTTCAGTTTTCAGTTGTCGTGTTCAACGTTTTGCGCGAGATCAAAATCCTCACTGAAAACTGAACACTGAAAACTTCGAACTATTCCTCAACCATCCGCATCGATAATGGTACCGACGTGTTCGCCGTCTAACGCGCGGCCGAGAAGCTTGGGTTCGAGGCCGTTGATGATTTGCACCTGACGGATGTGCCGGGCATTGAGCATGGCTTCCAGGCAGGACTGTTCGATGATCAGCTCCGGCAGCTTGCGGGCGAGCAATTCGCGGACGCCGATGCGGGGAATGAACTTCGCGTTGGGATCCTTCTTCGGGTCGGCGGTGTAAAGTCCTCGCTCGTCTTTCAGGAAGATCATCGAGCGCCCGCCCATCACGTCGGCGAAGAGGAACATGCCCAGGTCGTTGCCGTTCATGGGAATGCCTTGGCGTCCGGCCGGCGGTTCCCAGAAGTGATACGGAGGCATGCTCGACATCACCGGGATCATGCCCTCGTTGAGCCAGAGCGGAAGTTCCTTGAAGTTTTCTTTATTGGCCGACATGCCTTTGTTGGCGGCCAGCAGCGACCAGATCATGCGGCTGTTCTGTTCGTCGACCGCGCCGGCGACCATCGCCAATCCGCCGGTCGGCAAGCCCAGGTCCATGCAGATGTGGAACGTGTGTCGCAACCGCGCGCC contains:
- the modA gene encoding molybdate ABC transporter substrate-binding protein, which translates into the protein MNCTRQSIAHWLVLSAIAMCAGCTPAAPPSGPPAATPSTAPAEPSTVTVAAASDLKFALDEVIAEFKEEHPETEVAVTYGSSGNFFAQLSNKAPFDIYFSADIEYPRKLIEAGHADKATEFQYAIGQIVVWAPKSSPLDIEGQGVQALLDPSVKKIAIANPEHAPYGRAAEAAMKQLGVYDQVKDKLVLGENISQTAQFIETGAADVGIIALSLALAPAMSEKGKYAKVPLDAYSTMDQGGVILNWAKDPAAAMELREFVMGEHGRAILKRYGFLLPGE
- a CDS encoding uridine kinase; translated protein: MLAPSRKSILNPLAEISLNTPKTLEALYPSVEPLRILPDVNVIKIGGQSFVDRGREAILPLRAEIGEVCKKHQILIGAGGGTRARHAYSLALDLDLPTGVLAAIGNSTSVQNARILQMVLAEFGGILVMPDSFQSLPMYFRMGCIPIMPGMPPYEYWEKPPEKGRIPPNRTDSGVYLTAECLGAKRCIFVKDEDGLYTDDPKKNVSATQIPRISVQELLERNLADLVVEPVVLHNMLNAVYVKEIQIINGLKRGQLTRALEGEPVGTIIYVAE
- a CDS encoding uridine kinase, which gives rise to MQATDPRRHIDSPLMRESLVGQHIGEQTSTEREIRIIPDMNVLSIGGLSILDRGRGAVLPLLDEVVACRAKHKFVVGVGGGARLRHTFHICMDLGLPTGGLAMVAGAVDEQNSRMIWSLLAANKGMSANKENFKELPLWLNEGMIPVMSSMPPYHFWEPPAGRQGIPMNGNDLGMFLFADVMGGRSMIFLKDERGLYTADPKKDPNAKFIPRIGVRELLARKLPELIIEQSCLEAMLNARHIRQVQIINGLEPKLLGRALDGEHVGTIIDADG